A single window of Oncorhynchus keta strain PuntledgeMale-10-30-2019 chromosome 34, Oket_V2, whole genome shotgun sequence DNA harbors:
- the LOC118367260 gene encoding fasciculation and elongation protein zeta-2-like isoform X10 yields MLCPDIPSSHTSFIRGTLGAAMAAPFALFDDEWHDFKEFEPVSEQGTRMDRVNLVAEQLTGVLRVLPELNNSLSGEIGSFKSMEDLVTDFDEKLAVCFRNVNTQTENIAPVNIIAEDTTLRNDEIWDALADNYGNVMAVDWKESRTRSLHLPNLILKDEPRVDDVTLELSDDELREQMDMHTIIVSCLNDEPLFTAEQVMEEIEEMMQDSPDLGAEQNHPSQSDLSMLSLDIQRPRTNHSYEEREMTLCGAELNERLEEVEMAIRHYSEELIQHLALRDELDFEKEVKNSFISILIDVQNRQKEHRELRKKKKNLKSGAGAPQGRPERTQALGSVSDTIHARFSMVGLSSAIQNGFRQTFGSGGSERQYLTTVIPYEKKGGPPSVEDLQILTQILQAMRDDSDKVPRLLTDYILKVLCPT; encoded by the exons ATGCTGTGTCCTGACATTCCGTCGTCGCATACATCATTCATCAGAGGCACTTTGGGTGCAGCCATGGCGGCGCCCTTTGCACTTTTCGATGACGAGTGGCACGATTTTAAGGAATTTGAGCCGGTCTCAGAGCAGGGGACTCGGATGGACCGAGTAAACTTGGTTGCCGAGCAGTTGACAGGCGTTCTGAGGGTCCTTCCAGAGCTCAACAACAGCCTTTCGGGCGAAATTGGCAGCTTCAAGTCCATGGAAGATCTAGTGACTGATTTCGACGAGAAATTGGCAGTGTGTTTCCGAAATGTCAACACCCAAACGGAGAACATTGCCCCTGTAAACATTATCGCCGAGGACACAACGTTGAGGAACGACGA GATCTGGGATGCTCTTGCAGATAATTATGGTAATGTCATGGCAGTGGATTGGAAAGAGTCTAGAACacgctccctccatctccccaatCTAATCCTCAAAGACGAACCA AGGGTGGATGATGTAACACTGGAGCTGTCCGACGATGAGCTGAGGGAACAGATGGACATGCACACCATCATCGTCTCCTGCCTCAATGACGAACCCCTCTTCACCGCAGAACAG GTtatggaggagatagaggagatgatgCAGGACTCTCCTGACTTGGGGGCAGAGCAGAACCACCCCTCTCAGTCAGACCTCTCCATGCTCTCTCTGGACATCCAGCGCCCCAGAACAAACCACAGCTATGAAGAGC gaGAGATGACCCTGTGTGGAGCAGAACTGAATGAGCGgctggaggaggtggagatggCCATCAGACATTACAGTGAAGAGCTGATTCAACACCTGGCCCTCAGGGATGAGCTGGACTTTGAAAAAGAGGTGAAGAACAGCTTCATCTCTATCCTGATAGATGTGCAAAACAGACAGAAGGAACACAGGGAACTacggaagaaaaaaaaaaacctcAAGAGTGGTGCCGGGGCCCCGCAGGGCCGACCAGAGAGGACACAAGCACTAGGATCAGTGAGTGACACCATCCATGct CGCTTTAGCATGGTGGGGCTCTCCTCTGCCATTCAAAATGGCTTCCGGCAAACTTTTGGGAGTGGTGGGAGTGAAAGACAG TATCTGACCACAGTCATTCCATATGAGAAGAAAGGAGGCCCTCCATCAGTGGAAGATCTTCAGATCCTTACCCAAA
- the LOC118367260 gene encoding fasciculation and elongation protein zeta-2-like isoform X2, with protein sequence MLCPDIPSSHTSFIRGTLGAAMAAPFALFDDEWHDFKEFEPVSEQGTRMDRVNLVAEQLTGVLRVLPELNNSLSGEIGSFKSMEDLVTDFDEKLAVCFRNVNTQTENIAPVNIIAEDTTLRNDEIWDALADNYGNVMAVDWKESRTRSLHLPNLILKDEPRVDDVTLELSDDELREQMDMHTIIVSCLNDEPLFTAEQVMEEIEEMMQDSPDLGAEQNHPSQSDLSMLSLDIQRPRTNHSYEEREMTLCGAELNERLEEVEMAIRHYSEELIQHLALRDELDFEKEVKNSFISILIDVQNRQKEHRELRKKKKNLKSGAGAPQGRPERTQALGSVSDTIHARFSMVGLSSAIQNGFRQTFGSGGSERQYLTTVIPYEKKGGPPSVEDLQILTQILQAMRDDSDKVPRLLTDYILKVLCPT encoded by the exons ATGCTGTGTCCTGACATTCCGTCGTCGCATACATCATTCATCAGAGGCACTTTGGGTGCAGCCATGGCGGCGCCCTTTGCACTTTTCGATGACGAGTGGCACGATTTTAAGGAATTTGAGCCGGTCTCAGAGCAGGGGACTCGGATGGACCGAGTAAACTTGGTTGCCGAGCAGTTGACAGGCGTTCTGAGGGTCCTTCCAGAGCTCAACAACAGCCTTTCGGGCGAAATTGGCAGCTTCAAGTCCATGGAAGATCTAGTGACTGATTTCGACGAGAAATTGGCAGTGTGTTTCCGAAATGTCAACACCCAAACGGAGAACATTGCCCCTGTAAACATTATCGCCGAGGACACAACGTTGAGGAACGACGA GATCTGGGATGCTCTTGCAGATAATTATGGTAATGTCATGGCAGTGGATTGGAAAGAGTCTAGAACacgctccctccatctccccaatCTAATCCTCAAAGACGAACCA AGGGTGGATGATGTAACACTGGAGCTGTCCGACGATGAGCTGAGGGAACAGATGGACATGCACACCATCATCGTCTCCTGCCTCAATGACGAACCCCTCTTCACCGCAGAACAG GTtatggaggagatagaggagatgatgCAGGACTCTCCTGACTTGGGGGCAGAGCAGAACCACCCCTCTCAGTCAGACCTCTCCATGCTCTCTCTGGACATCCAGCGCCCCAGAACAAACCACAGCTATGAAGAGC gaGAGATGACCCTGTGTGGAGCAGAACTGAATGAGCGgctggaggaggtggagatggCCATCAGACATTACAGTGAAGAGCTGATTCAACACCTGGCCCTCAGGGATGAGCTGGACTTTGAAAAAGAGGTGAAGAACAGCTTCATCTCTATCCTGATAGATGTGCAAAACAGACAGAAGGAACACAGGGAACTacggaagaaaaaaaaaaacctcAAGAGTGGTGCCGGGGCCCCGCAGGGCCGACCAGAGAGGACACAAGCACTAGGATCAGTGAGTGACACCATCCATGct CGCTTTAGCATGGTGGGGCTCTCCTCTGCCATTCAAAATGGCTTCCGGCAAACTTTTGGGAGTGGTGGGAGTGAAAGACAG TATCTGACCACAGTCATTCCATATGAGAAGAAAGGAGGCCCTCCATCAGTGGAAGATCTTCAGATCCTTACCCAAA TCCTGCAAGCTATGAGAGACGACAGTGACAAGGTGCCCAGGCTTCTGACAGACTACATTCTCAAAG TTCTTTGCCCAACATAG
- the LOC118367260 gene encoding fasciculation and elongation protein zeta-2-like isoform X24: protein MLCPDIPSSHTSFIRGTLGAAMAAPFALFDDEWHDFKEFEPVSEQGTRMDRVNLVAEQLTGVLRVLPELNNSLSGEIGSFKSMEDLVTDFDEKLAVCFRNVNTQTENIAPVNIIAEDTTLRNDEIWDALADNYGNVMAVDWKESRTRSLHLPNLILKDEPRVDDVTLELSDDELREQMDMHTIIVSCLNDEPLFTAEQVMEEIEEMMQDSPDLGAEQNHPSQSDLSMLSLDIQRPRTNHSYEEREMTLCGAELNERLEEVEMAIRHYSEELIQHLALRDELDFEKEVKNSFISILIDVQNRQKEHRELRKKKKNLKSGAGAPQGRPERTQALGSYLTTVIPYEKKGGPPSVEDLQILTQILQAMRDDSDKVPRLLTDYILKVLCPT from the exons ATGCTGTGTCCTGACATTCCGTCGTCGCATACATCATTCATCAGAGGCACTTTGGGTGCAGCCATGGCGGCGCCCTTTGCACTTTTCGATGACGAGTGGCACGATTTTAAGGAATTTGAGCCGGTCTCAGAGCAGGGGACTCGGATGGACCGAGTAAACTTGGTTGCCGAGCAGTTGACAGGCGTTCTGAGGGTCCTTCCAGAGCTCAACAACAGCCTTTCGGGCGAAATTGGCAGCTTCAAGTCCATGGAAGATCTAGTGACTGATTTCGACGAGAAATTGGCAGTGTGTTTCCGAAATGTCAACACCCAAACGGAGAACATTGCCCCTGTAAACATTATCGCCGAGGACACAACGTTGAGGAACGACGA GATCTGGGATGCTCTTGCAGATAATTATGGTAATGTCATGGCAGTGGATTGGAAAGAGTCTAGAACacgctccctccatctccccaatCTAATCCTCAAAGACGAACCA AGGGTGGATGATGTAACACTGGAGCTGTCCGACGATGAGCTGAGGGAACAGATGGACATGCACACCATCATCGTCTCCTGCCTCAATGACGAACCCCTCTTCACCGCAGAACAG GTtatggaggagatagaggagatgatgCAGGACTCTCCTGACTTGGGGGCAGAGCAGAACCACCCCTCTCAGTCAGACCTCTCCATGCTCTCTCTGGACATCCAGCGCCCCAGAACAAACCACAGCTATGAAGAGC gaGAGATGACCCTGTGTGGAGCAGAACTGAATGAGCGgctggaggaggtggagatggCCATCAGACATTACAGTGAAGAGCTGATTCAACACCTGGCCCTCAGGGATGAGCTGGACTTTGAAAAAGAGGTGAAGAACAGCTTCATCTCTATCCTGATAGATGTGCAAAACAGACAGAAGGAACACAGGGAACTacggaagaaaaaaaaaaacctcAAGAGTGGTGCCGGGGCCCCGCAGGGCCGACCAGAGAGGACACAAGCACTAGGATCA TATCTGACCACAGTCATTCCATATGAGAAGAAAGGAGGCCCTCCATCAGTGGAAGATCTTCAGATCCTTACCCAAA TCCTGCAAGCTATGAGAGACGACAGTGACAAGGTGCCCAGGCTTCTGACAGACTACATTCTCAAAG TTCTTTGCCCAACATAG
- the LOC118367260 gene encoding fasciculation and elongation protein zeta-2-like isoform X29: MLCPDIPSSHTSFIRGTLGAAMAAPFALFDDEWHDFKEFEPVSEQGTRMDRVNLVAEQLTGVLRVLPELNNSLSGEIGSFKSMEDLVTDFDEKLAVCFRNVNTQTENIAPVNIIAEDTTLRNDEIWDALADNYGNVMAVDWKESRTRSLHLPNLILKDEPRVDDVTLELSDDELREQMDMHTIIVSCLNDEPLFTAEQVMEEIEEMMQDSPDLGAEQNHPSQSDLSMLSLDIQRPRTNHSYEEREMTLCGAELNERLEEVEMAIRHYSEELIQHLALRDELDFEKEVKNSFISILIDVQNRQKEHRELRKKKKNLKSGAGAPQGRPERTQALGSYLTTVIPYEKKGGPPSVEDLQILTQILQAMRDDSDKVPRLLTDYILKVLCPT; encoded by the exons ATGCTGTGTCCTGACATTCCGTCGTCGCATACATCATTCATCAGAGGCACTTTGGGTGCAGCCATGGCGGCGCCCTTTGCACTTTTCGATGACGAGTGGCACGATTTTAAGGAATTTGAGCCGGTCTCAGAGCAGGGGACTCGGATGGACCGAGTAAACTTGGTTGCCGAGCAGTTGACAGGCGTTCTGAGGGTCCTTCCAGAGCTCAACAACAGCCTTTCGGGCGAAATTGGCAGCTTCAAGTCCATGGAAGATCTAGTGACTGATTTCGACGAGAAATTGGCAGTGTGTTTCCGAAATGTCAACACCCAAACGGAGAACATTGCCCCTGTAAACATTATCGCCGAGGACACAACGTTGAGGAACGACGA GATCTGGGATGCTCTTGCAGATAATTATGGTAATGTCATGGCAGTGGATTGGAAAGAGTCTAGAACacgctccctccatctccccaatCTAATCCTCAAAGACGAACCA AGGGTGGATGATGTAACACTGGAGCTGTCCGACGATGAGCTGAGGGAACAGATGGACATGCACACCATCATCGTCTCCTGCCTCAATGACGAACCCCTCTTCACCGCAGAACAG GTtatggaggagatagaggagatgatgCAGGACTCTCCTGACTTGGGGGCAGAGCAGAACCACCCCTCTCAGTCAGACCTCTCCATGCTCTCTCTGGACATCCAGCGCCCCAGAACAAACCACAGCTATGAAGAGC gaGAGATGACCCTGTGTGGAGCAGAACTGAATGAGCGgctggaggaggtggagatggCCATCAGACATTACAGTGAAGAGCTGATTCAACACCTGGCCCTCAGGGATGAGCTGGACTTTGAAAAAGAGGTGAAGAACAGCTTCATCTCTATCCTGATAGATGTGCAAAACAGACAGAAGGAACACAGGGAACTacggaagaaaaaaaaaaacctcAAGAGTGGTGCCGGGGCCCCGCAGGGCCGACCAGAGAGGACACAAGCACTAGGATCA TATCTGACCACAGTCATTCCATATGAGAAGAAAGGAGGCCCTCCATCAGTGGAAGATCTTCAGATCCTTACCCAAA
- the LOC118367260 gene encoding fasciculation and elongation protein zeta-2-like isoform X14, translating to MLCPDIPSSHTSFIRGTLGAAMAAPFALFDDEWHDFKEFEPVSEQGTRMDRVNLVAEQLTGVLRVLPELNNSLSGEIGSFKSMEDLVTDFDEKLAVCFRNVNTQTENIAPVNIIAEDTTLRNDEIWDALADNYGNVMAVDWKESRTRSLHLPNLILKDEPRVDDVTLELSDDELREQMDMHTIIVSCLNDEPLFTAEQVMEEIEEMMQDSPDLGAEQNHPSQSDLSMLSLDIQRPRTNHSYEEREMTLCGAELNERLEEVEMAIRHYSEELIQHLALRDELDFEKEVKNSFISILIDVQNRQKEHRELRKKKKNLKSGAGAPQGRPERTQALGSVSDTIHARFSMVGLSSAIQNGFRQTFGSGGSERQYLTTVIPYEKKGGPPSVEDLQILTQILQAMRDDSDKVPRLLTDYILKALV from the exons ATGCTGTGTCCTGACATTCCGTCGTCGCATACATCATTCATCAGAGGCACTTTGGGTGCAGCCATGGCGGCGCCCTTTGCACTTTTCGATGACGAGTGGCACGATTTTAAGGAATTTGAGCCGGTCTCAGAGCAGGGGACTCGGATGGACCGAGTAAACTTGGTTGCCGAGCAGTTGACAGGCGTTCTGAGGGTCCTTCCAGAGCTCAACAACAGCCTTTCGGGCGAAATTGGCAGCTTCAAGTCCATGGAAGATCTAGTGACTGATTTCGACGAGAAATTGGCAGTGTGTTTCCGAAATGTCAACACCCAAACGGAGAACATTGCCCCTGTAAACATTATCGCCGAGGACACAACGTTGAGGAACGACGA GATCTGGGATGCTCTTGCAGATAATTATGGTAATGTCATGGCAGTGGATTGGAAAGAGTCTAGAACacgctccctccatctccccaatCTAATCCTCAAAGACGAACCA AGGGTGGATGATGTAACACTGGAGCTGTCCGACGATGAGCTGAGGGAACAGATGGACATGCACACCATCATCGTCTCCTGCCTCAATGACGAACCCCTCTTCACCGCAGAACAG GTtatggaggagatagaggagatgatgCAGGACTCTCCTGACTTGGGGGCAGAGCAGAACCACCCCTCTCAGTCAGACCTCTCCATGCTCTCTCTGGACATCCAGCGCCCCAGAACAAACCACAGCTATGAAGAGC gaGAGATGACCCTGTGTGGAGCAGAACTGAATGAGCGgctggaggaggtggagatggCCATCAGACATTACAGTGAAGAGCTGATTCAACACCTGGCCCTCAGGGATGAGCTGGACTTTGAAAAAGAGGTGAAGAACAGCTTCATCTCTATCCTGATAGATGTGCAAAACAGACAGAAGGAACACAGGGAACTacggaagaaaaaaaaaaacctcAAGAGTGGTGCCGGGGCCCCGCAGGGCCGACCAGAGAGGACACAAGCACTAGGATCAGTGAGTGACACCATCCATGct CGCTTTAGCATGGTGGGGCTCTCCTCTGCCATTCAAAATGGCTTCCGGCAAACTTTTGGGAGTGGTGGGAGTGAAAGACAG TATCTGACCACAGTCATTCCATATGAGAAGAAAGGAGGCCCTCCATCAGTGGAAGATCTTCAGATCCTTACCCAAA TCCTGCAAGCTATGAGAGACGACAGTGACAAGGTGCCCAGGCTTCTGACAGACTACATTCTCAAAG CTCTGGTGTGA
- the LOC118367260 gene encoding fasciculation and elongation protein zeta-2-like isoform X18, with product MLCPDIPSSHTSFIRGTLGAAMAAPFALFDDEWHDFKEFEPVSEQGTRMDRVNLVAEQLTGVLRVLPELNNSLSGEIGSFKSMEDLVTDFDEKLAVCFRNVNTQTENIAPVNIIAEDTTLRNDEIWDALADNYGNVMAVDWKESRTRSLHLPNLILKDEPRVDDVTLELSDDELREQMDMHTIIVSCLNDEPLFTAEQVMEEIEEMMQDSPDLGAEQNHPSQSDLSMLSLDIQRPRTNHSYEEREMTLCGAELNERLEEVEMAIRHYSEELIQHLALRDELDFEKEVKNSFISILIDVQNRQKEHRELRKKKKNLKSGAGAPQGRPERTQALGSVSDTIHARFSMVGLSSAIQNGFRQTFGSGGSERQYLTTVIPYEKKGGPPSVEDLQILTQILQAMRDDSDKVPRLLTDYILKALV from the exons ATGCTGTGTCCTGACATTCCGTCGTCGCATACATCATTCATCAGAGGCACTTTGGGTGCAGCCATGGCGGCGCCCTTTGCACTTTTCGATGACGAGTGGCACGATTTTAAGGAATTTGAGCCGGTCTCAGAGCAGGGGACTCGGATGGACCGAGTAAACTTGGTTGCCGAGCAGTTGACAGGCGTTCTGAGGGTCCTTCCAGAGCTCAACAACAGCCTTTCGGGCGAAATTGGCAGCTTCAAGTCCATGGAAGATCTAGTGACTGATTTCGACGAGAAATTGGCAGTGTGTTTCCGAAATGTCAACACCCAAACGGAGAACATTGCCCCTGTAAACATTATCGCCGAGGACACAACGTTGAGGAACGACGA GATCTGGGATGCTCTTGCAGATAATTATGGTAATGTCATGGCAGTGGATTGGAAAGAGTCTAGAACacgctccctccatctccccaatCTAATCCTCAAAGACGAACCA AGGGTGGATGATGTAACACTGGAGCTGTCCGACGATGAGCTGAGGGAACAGATGGACATGCACACCATCATCGTCTCCTGCCTCAATGACGAACCCCTCTTCACCGCAGAACAG GTtatggaggagatagaggagatgatgCAGGACTCTCCTGACTTGGGGGCAGAGCAGAACCACCCCTCTCAGTCAGACCTCTCCATGCTCTCTCTGGACATCCAGCGCCCCAGAACAAACCACAGCTATGAAGAGC gaGAGATGACCCTGTGTGGAGCAGAACTGAATGAGCGgctggaggaggtggagatggCCATCAGACATTACAGTGAAGAGCTGATTCAACACCTGGCCCTCAGGGATGAGCTGGACTTTGAAAAAGAGGTGAAGAACAGCTTCATCTCTATCCTGATAGATGTGCAAAACAGACAGAAGGAACACAGGGAACTacggaagaaaaaaaaaaacctcAAGAGTGGTGCCGGGGCCCCGCAGGGCCGACCAGAGAGGACACAAGCACTAGGATCAGTGAGTGACACCATCCATGct CGCTTTAGCATGGTGGGGCTCTCCTCTGCCATTCAAAATGGCTTCCGGCAAACTTTTGGGAGTGGTGGGAGTGAAAGACAG TATCTGACCACAGTCATTCCATATGAGAAGAAAGGAGGCCCTCCATCAGTGGAAGATCTTCAGATCCTTACCCAAA
- the LOC118367260 gene encoding fasciculation and elongation protein zeta-2-like isoform X22 — protein sequence MLCPDIPSSHTSFIRGTLGAAMAAPFALFDDEWHDFKEFEPVSEQGTRMDRVNLVAEQLTGVLRVLPELNNSLSGEIGSFKSMEDLVTDFDEKLAVCFRNVNTQTENIAPVNIIAEDTTLRNDEIWDALADNYGNVMAVDWKESRTRSLHLPNLILKDEPRVDDVTLELSDDELREQMDMHTIIVSCLNDEPLFTAEQVMEEIEEMMQDSPDLGAEQNHPSQSDLSMLSLDIQRPRTNHSYEEREMTLCGAELNERLEEVEMAIRHYSEELIQHLALRDELDFEKEVKNSFISILIDVQNRQKEHRELRKKKKNLKSGAGAPQGRPERTQALGSRFSMVGLSSAIQNGFRQTFGSGGSERQYLTTVIPYEKKGGPPSVEDLQILTQILQAMRDDSDKVPRLLTDYILKVLCPT from the exons ATGCTGTGTCCTGACATTCCGTCGTCGCATACATCATTCATCAGAGGCACTTTGGGTGCAGCCATGGCGGCGCCCTTTGCACTTTTCGATGACGAGTGGCACGATTTTAAGGAATTTGAGCCGGTCTCAGAGCAGGGGACTCGGATGGACCGAGTAAACTTGGTTGCCGAGCAGTTGACAGGCGTTCTGAGGGTCCTTCCAGAGCTCAACAACAGCCTTTCGGGCGAAATTGGCAGCTTCAAGTCCATGGAAGATCTAGTGACTGATTTCGACGAGAAATTGGCAGTGTGTTTCCGAAATGTCAACACCCAAACGGAGAACATTGCCCCTGTAAACATTATCGCCGAGGACACAACGTTGAGGAACGACGA GATCTGGGATGCTCTTGCAGATAATTATGGTAATGTCATGGCAGTGGATTGGAAAGAGTCTAGAACacgctccctccatctccccaatCTAATCCTCAAAGACGAACCA AGGGTGGATGATGTAACACTGGAGCTGTCCGACGATGAGCTGAGGGAACAGATGGACATGCACACCATCATCGTCTCCTGCCTCAATGACGAACCCCTCTTCACCGCAGAACAG GTtatggaggagatagaggagatgatgCAGGACTCTCCTGACTTGGGGGCAGAGCAGAACCACCCCTCTCAGTCAGACCTCTCCATGCTCTCTCTGGACATCCAGCGCCCCAGAACAAACCACAGCTATGAAGAGC gaGAGATGACCCTGTGTGGAGCAGAACTGAATGAGCGgctggaggaggtggagatggCCATCAGACATTACAGTGAAGAGCTGATTCAACACCTGGCCCTCAGGGATGAGCTGGACTTTGAAAAAGAGGTGAAGAACAGCTTCATCTCTATCCTGATAGATGTGCAAAACAGACAGAAGGAACACAGGGAACTacggaagaaaaaaaaaaacctcAAGAGTGGTGCCGGGGCCCCGCAGGGCCGACCAGAGAGGACACAAGCACTAGGATCA CGCTTTAGCATGGTGGGGCTCTCCTCTGCCATTCAAAATGGCTTCCGGCAAACTTTTGGGAGTGGTGGGAGTGAAAGACAG TATCTGACCACAGTCATTCCATATGAGAAGAAAGGAGGCCCTCCATCAGTGGAAGATCTTCAGATCCTTACCCAAA TCCTGCAAGCTATGAGAGACGACAGTGACAAGGTGCCCAGGCTTCTGACAGACTACATTCTCAAAG TTCTTTGCCCAACATAG
- the LOC118367260 gene encoding fasciculation and elongation protein zeta-2-like isoform X17 has product MLCPDIPSSHTSFIRGTLGAAMAAPFALFDDEWHDFKEFEPVSEQGTRMDRVNLVAEQLTGVLRVLPELNNSLSGEIGSFKSMEDLVTDFDEKLAVCFRNVNTQTENIAPVNIIAEDTTLRNDEIWDALADNYGNVMAVDWKESRTRSLHLPNLILKDEPRVDDVTLELSDDELREQMDMHTIIVSCLNDEPLFTAEQVMEEIEEMMQDSPDLGAEQNHPSQSDLSMLSLDIQRPRTNHSYEEREMTLCGAELNERLEEVEMAIRHYSEELIQHLALRDELDFEKEVKNSFISILIDVQNRQKEHRELRKKKKNLKSGAGAPQGRPERTQALGSVSDTIHARFSMVGLSSAIQNGFRQTFGSGGSERQYLTTVIPYEKKGGPPSVEDLQILTQILQAMRDDSDKVPRLLTDYILKALV; this is encoded by the exons ATGCTGTGTCCTGACATTCCGTCGTCGCATACATCATTCATCAGAGGCACTTTGGGTGCAGCCATGGCGGCGCCCTTTGCACTTTTCGATGACGAGTGGCACGATTTTAAGGAATTTGAGCCGGTCTCAGAGCAGGGGACTCGGATGGACCGAGTAAACTTGGTTGCCGAGCAGTTGACAGGCGTTCTGAGGGTCCTTCCAGAGCTCAACAACAGCCTTTCGGGCGAAATTGGCAGCTTCAAGTCCATGGAAGATCTAGTGACTGATTTCGACGAGAAATTGGCAGTGTGTTTCCGAAATGTCAACACCCAAACGGAGAACATTGCCCCTGTAAACATTATCGCCGAGGACACAACGTTGAGGAACGACGA GATCTGGGATGCTCTTGCAGATAATTATGGTAATGTCATGGCAGTGGATTGGAAAGAGTCTAGAACacgctccctccatctccccaatCTAATCCTCAAAGACGAACCA AGGGTGGATGATGTAACACTGGAGCTGTCCGACGATGAGCTGAGGGAACAGATGGACATGCACACCATCATCGTCTCCTGCCTCAATGACGAACCCCTCTTCACCGCAGAACAG GTtatggaggagatagaggagatgatgCAGGACTCTCCTGACTTGGGGGCAGAGCAGAACCACCCCTCTCAGTCAGACCTCTCCATGCTCTCTCTGGACATCCAGCGCCCCAGAACAAACCACAGCTATGAAGAGC gaGAGATGACCCTGTGTGGAGCAGAACTGAATGAGCGgctggaggaggtggagatggCCATCAGACATTACAGTGAAGAGCTGATTCAACACCTGGCCCTCAGGGATGAGCTGGACTTTGAAAAAGAGGTGAAGAACAGCTTCATCTCTATCCTGATAGATGTGCAAAACAGACAGAAGGAACACAGGGAACTacggaagaaaaaaaaaaacctcAAGAGTGGTGCCGGGGCCCCGCAGGGCCGACCAGAGAGGACACAAGCACTAGGATCAGTGAGTGACACCATCCATGct CGCTTTAGCATGGTGGGGCTCTCCTCTGCCATTCAAAATGGCTTCCGGCAAACTTTTGGGAGTGGTGGGAGTGAAAGACAG TATCTGACCACAGTCATTCCATATGAGAAGAAAGGAGGCCCTCCATCAGTGGAAGATCTTCAGATCCTTACCCAAA TCCTGCAAGCTATGAGAGACGACAGTGACAAGGTGCCCAGGCTTCTGACAGACTACATTCTCAAAG